The following coding sequences are from one bacterium window:
- a CDS encoding VOC family protein, which produces MPADRPAAALPDIPGVIRVHHVGIVVRDAEAAAETYQRALGLDPVALEEFRGAARVVFLRAGETLLEFIQPLRDDTVWASALRDRGEGTHHFALEVADLREAVRALVASGVDMLDVRPQRAPGNTLSVFVDPAATGGTLIELVQQIRV; this is translated from the coding sequence GTGCCCGCCGACCGGCCCGCCGCGGCGCTTCCCGACATCCCGGGGGTCATCCGAGTCCACCACGTCGGCATTGTCGTGCGGGACGCGGAGGCGGCGGCGGAGACGTATCAGCGGGCACTCGGGCTCGATCCCGTCGCGCTCGAGGAATTCCGGGGCGCGGCCCGCGTGGTGTTCCTCCGCGCGGGAGAGACGCTGCTGGAATTCATTCAGCCGTTGCGCGACGACACGGTGTGGGCGTCGGCGCTGCGTGACCGGGGAGAGGGCACCCACCACTTCGCGCTCGAGGTGGCCGACCTCCGCGAAGCCGTCCGGGCGCTCGTCGCCTCGGGCGTGGACATGCTCGACGTCCGCCCCCAACGCGCGCCCGGGAACACCCTCAGCGTGTTCGTCGATCCGGCGGCCACCGGTGGAACGCTGATCGAGTTGGTGCAGCAGATCCGGGTCTAG
- a CDS encoding threonine synthase: MGYLQYLECTRCGERYSPNELHNLCSVCGKVLFARYDLDRVRADVPRAALGAREATMWRYREVMPVENPANIVTLGEGMTPLLPLREIGRRLGLRHVFVKEEGLNPTGSFKARGLSAAVSKAKELGVRTASMPSAGNAGSAAAAYCARAGMEVYLVMPADVPHVNQVECDVYGAHTYLIRGLINDAGRSLREQSKAEGWFDMSTLKEPYRVEGKKTMGYELAEQFNWSLPDVVIYPTGGGTGIVGMWKAFSEMEALGWIGKHRPRMVIVQAAGCAPMVRAHQNGSEHAEPWQHAHTIAAGLRVPEAIGDYLILQAVRESGGTSYALTDEQILADMRELAATEGLFACPEGAATYGALRAMVREGRVAPDERVVLFNTGAGLKYVDLIKPELPTFEPAHPPAVLGGRR; encoded by the coding sequence GTGGGATATCTTCAATATCTCGAGTGCACCCGGTGCGGCGAGCGGTACTCCCCGAACGAACTCCACAACCTGTGTTCTGTGTGTGGCAAGGTCTTGTTCGCCCGGTACGATCTCGACCGGGTGCGCGCCGATGTGCCGCGTGCGGCCCTGGGAGCCCGCGAGGCCACGATGTGGCGGTACCGTGAGGTCATGCCGGTCGAGAATCCGGCCAACATCGTGACGCTCGGGGAGGGCATGACGCCCCTCTTGCCCCTTCGGGAGATCGGGCGCCGGCTGGGTCTCCGCCACGTGTTCGTGAAAGAGGAGGGGTTGAATCCCACCGGCTCGTTCAAGGCCCGCGGGTTGTCGGCCGCCGTGAGCAAGGCGAAAGAACTGGGAGTCCGGACGGCGTCCATGCCCTCGGCGGGGAACGCCGGGTCCGCGGCGGCGGCGTACTGCGCCAGAGCAGGGATGGAAGTGTACCTGGTGATGCCGGCCGACGTGCCCCACGTGAACCAGGTGGAGTGCGACGTCTATGGCGCGCACACCTATCTGATCCGCGGGCTGATCAACGACGCGGGCCGGAGCCTTCGCGAGCAGAGCAAGGCGGAGGGCTGGTTCGATATGTCGACGCTGAAAGAGCCGTACCGCGTCGAGGGCAAGAAGACGATGGGGTACGAGCTGGCCGAGCAATTTAACTGGAGCCTCCCCGACGTCGTCATCTATCCCACCGGAGGCGGGACCGGCATCGTGGGGATGTGGAAGGCGTTTAGCGAGATGGAAGCGCTCGGGTGGATCGGCAAGCATCGTCCGCGGATGGTGATCGTGCAGGCCGCCGGGTGCGCCCCCATGGTGCGCGCGCATCAGAACGGCAGCGAGCACGCAGAGCCCTGGCAACACGCGCACACGATCGCCGCCGGCCTGCGCGTGCCCGAGGCGATTGGGGACTATCTGATCCTCCAAGCCGTGCGCGAGAGCGGCGGGACGTCGTACGCGCTCACCGACGAGCAGATCCTGGCCGATATGCGCGAGCTCGCCGCGACGGAGGGGTTGTTTGCCTGTCCGGAAGGCGCCGCGACGTACGGCGCGCTCCGGGCGATGGTCCGCGAAGGGCGGGTGGCGCCCGACGAACGGGTGGTGCTGTTCAACACCGGGGCCGGGCTCAAGTACGTTGACCTCATCAAGCCCGAGCTTCCTACGTTCGAGCCGGCACATCCGCCGGCGGTGCTGGGAGGCCGGAGGTAA
- a CDS encoding methyltransferase domain-containing protein → MNESQRGGDIQVSDPDNDRFGFSRFASHPFFEEVNRWLVERVASLGSRFVDLACGPGAVTELIVQAMRDRRRGLIYAVDPSLSELDRARRRITSSLVQFIQGSAENLSRLVPQVDVVVFCNAIHLIRDKSHVLTEIHKVLRSGGTLAFNTTFFKGCYPTGTERFYRYWILRAAQYLRERGISVLRNDRAESLEWVTPEEYGTLVRQAGFVETSWRLHEVTLSPESLEDIGQFSLFVQGALPQVPLEIGADALAQAVRRAMDDAKITGGVPRFWLQFIARAPA, encoded by the coding sequence GTGAACGAGTCACAACGAGGGGGGGACATCCAAGTGTCCGACCCCGACAACGACCGCTTCGGTTTCTCCCGCTTCGCCAGCCATCCGTTCTTCGAAGAGGTGAACCGCTGGTTGGTGGAGCGGGTCGCCTCGCTTGGGTCCCGCTTTGTCGACCTGGCGTGCGGGCCGGGGGCCGTGACTGAGCTCATCGTTCAGGCGATGCGGGACCGCCGCCGCGGCCTCATCTATGCCGTCGATCCGTCCCTCTCAGAGCTCGACCGCGCCAGGCGACGGATTACGTCCAGCCTCGTGCAGTTCATCCAAGGCAGCGCAGAAAATCTCAGCCGCCTCGTCCCGCAGGTGGATGTGGTGGTCTTTTGCAATGCGATTCACCTGATCCGGGATAAGAGTCACGTCCTGACGGAGATCCACAAGGTGCTCCGCTCCGGAGGGACGTTGGCGTTCAACACCACGTTCTTCAAGGGCTGCTATCCCACGGGCACCGAGCGGTTCTATCGCTACTGGATCCTGCGAGCCGCCCAGTATCTCCGCGAACGCGGGATCTCGGTTCTGCGAAACGATCGGGCGGAGAGTTTGGAATGGGTCACGCCCGAGGAGTACGGAACGCTCGTGAGGCAGGCAGGTTTCGTGGAGACGTCGTGGCGGCTTCACGAGGTGACGCTCTCTCCGGAGAGCTTGGAGGATATCGGCCAATTTTCCCTATTCGTTCAGGGCGCCCTCCCGCAGGTCCCGCTCGAAATCGGGGCGGACGCGCTGGCTCAAGCCGTGCGCAGGGCGATGGACGACGCTAAGATTACAGGCGGGGTCCCCCGCTTCTGGCTCCAGTTCATCGCTCGGGCGCCCGCCTAG
- a CDS encoding ATP-binding protein — MLRGVLDAPAGRLWRDLVEALASRPPSGARVARAFGRLFTLLAGEAELAREPLVGDAWQHHLLGRLVGDENPFSLKAERAGRRAIGPALLRQTQADLAALERCYRVDGAAIARGVARLTGALPPSWKGFHPLSTRETPSARRRMMRRIAAARGWSRIAGELADYFAVHGVGLFAWYRAFRWIHDGDGRGHLEGVAEPDPVRLDDLVEYEEERQPVVDNTRQFVAGLPANNVLLYGDRGTGKSSTVKALLTEFQDQGLRLIEVAKEHLAEYPQIVAPLRTRRERFILFVDDLSFEEHETQYKALKAALEGSVEAHAENVVLYATSNRRRLVRERFGDRRGPVQDDDVHVEETVQEKLSLADRFGIHVPFLIPDQDRYLEIATALAARYGIRLPHDEIRRRALLWSHWHNGHSCRTARQFVDALRGELALSSPRGSRPVRLGRARRPR; from the coding sequence GTGCTGCGCGGGGTCCTCGATGCCCCGGCCGGGCGGCTGTGGCGTGATCTGGTGGAGGCGCTTGCCTCCCGGCCGCCGTCCGGCGCGCGCGTCGCGCGCGCGTTTGGGCGGCTGTTTACACTGCTCGCGGGCGAAGCCGAACTGGCGAGGGAGCCGCTCGTCGGAGACGCCTGGCAACATCACCTGCTCGGGCGGCTGGTCGGGGACGAGAATCCGTTCAGCCTGAAGGCGGAGCGGGCGGGGCGCCGCGCGATCGGGCCGGCGCTGTTGAGGCAAACCCAGGCGGATCTCGCCGCCCTCGAGCGCTGTTATCGTGTGGACGGGGCCGCGATCGCCCGCGGGGTCGCCCGCCTCACCGGGGCCCTCCCGCCGTCCTGGAAGGGATTCCACCCGCTCTCGACACGGGAAACGCCCTCCGCCCGTCGCCGGATGATGCGGCGCATCGCCGCGGCACGCGGGTGGAGCCGGATCGCAGGTGAGCTCGCCGACTATTTTGCGGTGCACGGGGTCGGGCTCTTCGCGTGGTACCGCGCATTTCGGTGGATCCACGACGGCGACGGTCGGGGTCACTTGGAGGGCGTCGCCGAGCCGGACCCCGTGCGGCTCGACGACCTCGTGGAGTACGAGGAGGAGCGGCAGCCCGTCGTGGACAACACCCGGCAGTTCGTGGCCGGCCTCCCTGCGAACAACGTGCTGCTCTACGGGGACCGTGGCACCGGGAAGTCGTCGACCGTGAAGGCGTTGCTCACGGAGTTTCAGGACCAGGGCCTCCGCCTGATCGAGGTGGCGAAGGAGCACCTCGCGGAGTATCCCCAGATCGTCGCGCCTCTCCGGACCCGGCGGGAGCGATTCATCCTGTTCGTGGATGACTTGTCGTTCGAGGAGCACGAGACGCAGTACAAGGCTCTCAAAGCGGCGCTTGAGGGGAGTGTAGAAGCTCACGCAGAGAACGTGGTCTTGTATGCCACCAGCAACCGGCGGCGTCTGGTCAGAGAGCGGTTCGGCGACCGCAGGGGGCCGGTCCAGGACGACGACGTGCACGTCGAAGAAACCGTGCAGGAAAAACTCTCGCTCGCCGACCGGTTTGGGATTCACGTGCCATTTTTGATCCCCGACCAGGACCGGTACCTCGAGATTGCCACGGCGCTCGCGGCGCGGTACGGGATCAGACTGCCGCACGACGAGATCCGGCGCCGGGCGCTCCTGTGGTCCCACTGGCACAACGGGCATTCGTGCCGCACCGCCCGCCAGTTCGTCGACGCGTTGCGCGGCGAGCTCGCGTTATCCTCGCCTCGAGGATCGCGTCCCGTCCGGCTGGGCCGGGCGCGGCGCCCGCGCTAG
- a CDS encoding cupin domain-containing protein, translating into MERFKWHEVAPETPEGMPGVRIHWVIDKRRGAENFAMRVFEVAPGASTPYHHHWYEQEMYFLEGEGVAVGPQGEQALSPGTVLWVNPDEPHAIKNTGAAPMKFICCIPTKKP; encoded by the coding sequence ATGGAGCGATTCAAGTGGCACGAGGTCGCCCCGGAGACGCCGGAAGGGATGCCGGGGGTGCGGATCCACTGGGTCATCGACAAACGTCGCGGCGCCGAGAATTTTGCGATGCGCGTCTTTGAAGTGGCCCCGGGGGCAAGCACGCCGTACCATCACCACTGGTACGAGCAGGAGATGTACTTCCTCGAAGGGGAGGGAGTGGCGGTCGGGCCGCAGGGCGAGCAGGCGCTCTCTCCGGGCACGGTGCTCTGGGTCAATCCTGATGAACCGCATGCGATCAAGAACACCGGCGCAGCGCCGATGAAGTTCATCTGCTGCATCCCCACGAAGAAGCCATAG
- a CDS encoding DEAD/DEAH box helicase: protein MAGGSRAAGFDGLVDPRLQRAVRELGWTAPTPIQAQVIPSLKTGRDLVARAEAGSARTAAFGIPMLQRLDPRSKAVQGLVLVPSKDLAKKVAADLGTLGAYTRLRIVAISEGEPSARQVAHLRDKPHIVVGTPGRVLDHLGRGTLTLRSVTLLVLDAADRMLEMGFRSDVEQILVRTPSTRQTALFASTIPDPVRAMVGRYLRNPIYVALTTRETRAVATGE, encoded by the coding sequence ATGGCGGGAGGCTCCCGGGCAGCGGGCTTCGATGGTCTGGTGGATCCACGGCTTCAGCGGGCGGTCCGCGAGCTTGGCTGGACCGCCCCGACTCCGATTCAGGCGCAGGTCATCCCCTCGCTGAAGACCGGACGGGACCTGGTCGCGAGGGCCGAAGCCGGCTCCGCGCGCACCGCCGCGTTCGGGATCCCCATGCTGCAACGATTGGATCCGCGCAGCAAAGCCGTCCAGGGCCTCGTGCTGGTGCCAAGCAAGGATCTGGCGAAGAAAGTGGCCGCCGACCTTGGCACGCTCGGAGCCTACACGCGCCTCCGGATCGTAGCGATCTCAGAGGGTGAACCCTCGGCCCGACAGGTCGCCCACCTCCGAGACAAGCCCCACATCGTCGTTGGGACCCCGGGCCGGGTCCTCGATCACCTGGGACGCGGCACCCTGACACTGCGGAGCGTGACGCTTCTGGTGCTGGACGCCGCCGATCGGATGCTGGAGATGGGTTTCCGGTCCGACGTGGAACAGATCCTCGTCCGCACCCCGTCCACACGCCAGACGGCGCTGTTCGCTTCGACGATCCCGGACCCCGTCCGGGCGATGGTCGGGCGATATCTCCGGAACCCCATCTACGTCGCGCTGACGACACGAGAGACCAGGGCGGTCGCGACAGGCGAGTAG
- a CDS encoding C-terminal binding protein, whose translation MYRVVITDHVFASLAIETALLGAIGASITTLQATSEAELLDAVAGADAVLVCYAPITRRVIERMARCRIIARYGIGVDNVDLEAASAKGIAVTNVPDYCVDEVSDHALAFVLACARRVSMLSGRVRTGRWEAKDAAPIHRLRGRVLGLVGFGKIPRRLAEKAGPLGVTLLAYDPYVGDEEMRARGVRKVELDTLLAESDFVSVHAPLVPETRGLIGEPQLRAMKRSAYLINTARGPLVDEAALVRALEEGWIAGAALDVLEHEPPGPDHPLHRFDHVILTPHVAFYSEESVQELQRKAAEEVVRALSGQPPRSLVNTPRTASR comes from the coding sequence GTGTATCGCGTCGTCATCACGGATCACGTGTTTGCGTCCCTGGCGATCGAGACGGCACTCCTCGGAGCCATTGGGGCCTCGATCACAACGCTGCAGGCGACCTCGGAGGCGGAGTTGCTGGACGCCGTCGCCGGGGCGGACGCGGTGCTGGTCTGCTACGCGCCCATCACCCGCCGGGTCATCGAGCGCATGGCGCGGTGCCGGATCATTGCCCGGTACGGGATTGGCGTCGACAACGTCGACCTCGAGGCGGCGTCGGCGAAGGGGATCGCCGTCACGAATGTCCCGGACTACTGTGTGGACGAGGTCAGCGACCACGCGCTGGCCTTCGTCCTCGCCTGCGCGCGCAGAGTGTCGATGCTCTCCGGCCGCGTCCGGACCGGACGGTGGGAGGCGAAAGATGCCGCGCCCATTCACCGGTTGCGCGGGCGGGTACTCGGACTCGTGGGGTTCGGAAAAATCCCCCGGCGGCTCGCGGAGAAGGCGGGACCGCTCGGGGTAACCCTCCTGGCATATGACCCTTACGTCGGCGACGAGGAGATGCGCGCGCGCGGCGTGCGCAAGGTGGAACTGGACACGCTGCTCGCGGAATCCGACTTCGTCTCCGTCCACGCGCCGCTGGTTCCCGAAACGCGCGGGCTGATCGGCGAGCCCCAGCTTCGCGCCATGAAGCGGAGCGCGTACCTCATCAACACGGCGCGAGGTCCGTTGGTGGATGAAGCGGCGCTCGTCCGGGCCCTCGAGGAAGGCTGGATTGCGGGGGCGGCGCTGGATGTCCTGGAGCATGAGCCCCCCGGCCCGGACCATCCGCTTCACCGTTTCGACCACGTCATCCTCACGCCGCACGTGGCCTTTTACTCCGAGGAATCCGTCCAGGAGCTGCAGCGGAAAGCCGCCGAGGAAGTCGTAAGAGCGCTCTCCGGGCAGCCTCCCCGCTCGCTCGTCAATACCCCGCGGACGGCGTCGCGGTAG